From a region of the bacterium genome:
- the larC gene encoding nickel pincer cofactor biosynthesis protein LarC → MRIAYFDCFSGASGDMFIGSLLDAGLSLDRLEQELRKLKVSGVELSAVKGMKGALSGTKFRVDAGEEHVHRHLGDILKIIDQSELSDAVKAKSKAVFEQVAKVEGGIHQKDAETIHFHEVGALDSIVDIIGSIAALELLGIERAYCSRVHVGTGFVKCQHGEIPVPAPATLALLKGLPVYSRGIEAELVTPTGAALLRNLCVAFGAMPPMKVNAIGYGLGTRDLEIPNMLRVVIGDTDSGEYDHDQVVLLETNIDDMSAELLSAACEALFGEGALDVFVTPTVMKKGRAGFILSVLTSHEKLDDCLRAVFVHTSTLGVRVGEVNRRKLFRESTLVDTEYGQVTVKIGRTSDEIMNVAPDYKSCRDAALRAHVSLKEVYDAATLAARESLGSAKEPGQRELMNGGISSRCE, encoded by the coding sequence GTGAGAATCGCATACTTCGATTGTTTCTCCGGGGCCAGCGGGGACATGTTTATCGGCTCTTTGCTGGATGCTGGCCTATCACTTGATCGGCTCGAGCAGGAGCTGCGCAAGCTCAAGGTCTCCGGGGTTGAGCTGAGCGCAGTGAAGGGCATGAAGGGGGCGTTGTCGGGCACGAAGTTCCGGGTTGATGCCGGGGAGGAGCACGTGCATCGACACCTGGGTGACATACTCAAGATTATCGACCAGAGCGAGCTGAGCGACGCTGTTAAGGCCAAGAGCAAGGCGGTCTTCGAGCAGGTCGCGAAGGTCGAGGGCGGCATTCATCAAAAAGATGCTGAAACGATTCATTTTCACGAGGTAGGAGCCCTTGATTCCATAGTTGACATCATTGGCTCCATTGCTGCGCTCGAGCTATTGGGCATCGAGAGGGCATATTGCTCCAGAGTTCACGTCGGAACTGGTTTCGTGAAGTGCCAGCATGGCGAGATTCCTGTCCCGGCGCCGGCGACCCTTGCGCTGCTCAAGGGGCTGCCAGTCTATTCGCGTGGGATCGAGGCGGAGCTTGTTACCCCGACCGGGGCAGCGCTTCTGCGGAATCTCTGCGTCGCTTTCGGGGCCATGCCGCCGATGAAGGTGAATGCCATTGGTTATGGGCTTGGCACGAGGGACCTTGAGATACCGAATATGTTGAGGGTCGTGATCGGCGATACGGACAGCGGTGAGTACGATCACGATCAGGTCGTCCTTCTAGAGACCAACATCGATGACATGAGCGCGGAGCTGCTGAGCGCCGCCTGCGAGGCGCTCTTTGGTGAGGGTGCCCTCGATGTGTTCGTAACGCCGACTGTGATGAAGAAGGGCCGGGCGGGGTTCATACTCAGCGTTCTCACGTCGCACGAGAAGCTGGATGATTGCCTCAGGGCGGTCTTTGTGCACACGAGCACGCTCGGAGTGCGAGTTGGCGAGGTGAATCGTAGGAAGCTTTTCAGAGAAAGCACTCTCGTTGACACCGAATATGGGCAGGTAACAGTTAAGATCGGCAGGACTTCAGACGAGATTATGAATGTGGCTCCGGACTATAAGTCGTGTCGAGATGCCGCCCTTCGAGCGCACGTGAGCCTGAAGGAAGTCTATGATGCTGCGACGTTGGCAGCGAGAGAGAGTCTGGGCAGCGCGAAAGAGCCTGGGCAGCGCGAGCTGATGAATGGGGGCATCTCATCGCGCTGCGAATAG
- the kdsA gene encoding 3-deoxy-8-phosphooctulonate synthase yields MMLVGPEDRGLFLIAGPCVVESADHAVMVAEMIQEALEPLGVDFVFKSSFDKANRTSIGSFRGIGMEKGLEALQTVKDRLGLKVLTDVHETAQVSTVAQVVDILQIPAFLCRQTDLLVEAGRSGLPVNIKKGQFMSPGDMRFSVAKVKSTGNDKVFLTERGTTLGYGNLVVDMRSILIMKAIGVPVVFDATHSVQLPGAAGGSSGGAREFVEPLAFAAVGAGCDGLFFEVHNDPDKAPCDGPNMITPMAFRRIVGTCLRIREAMRRSMTEGVWDG; encoded by the coding sequence ATGATGCTTGTGGGACCTGAAGATAGGGGACTTTTCTTGATCGCTGGTCCGTGCGTGGTGGAGTCGGCTGATCATGCCGTCATGGTGGCCGAGATGATTCAGGAGGCGTTGGAGCCGCTGGGCGTTGATTTTGTCTTCAAGTCGAGTTTCGACAAGGCGAATCGGACGTCGATCGGCTCGTTCAGGGGGATCGGGATGGAGAAGGGGCTCGAGGCGTTGCAGACCGTCAAAGATCGGCTTGGGTTGAAGGTTCTGACGGACGTGCACGAGACGGCGCAGGTTTCTACCGTTGCCCAGGTGGTGGATATTCTTCAGATTCCTGCATTTCTGTGTAGGCAGACTGACCTGCTGGTCGAGGCAGGACGGTCTGGGCTGCCCGTCAACATCAAGAAGGGGCAGTTCATGTCGCCCGGGGACATGCGCTTCAGCGTGGCGAAAGTGAAGAGCACAGGGAATGACAAGGTTTTCTTGACTGAGCGGGGCACTACGTTGGGCTATGGGAACCTCGTGGTGGATATGCGTAGCATCCTGATCATGAAGGCCATAGGCGTGCCCGTCGTTTTCGACGCGACGCACTCGGTTCAGCTTCCCGGGGCGGCAGGCGGATCATCAGGCGGTGCGAGGGAGTTTGTGGAGCCGCTGGCGTTCGCTGCCGTTGGTGCGGGCTGCGACGGGCTGTTCTTCGAGGTTCACAACGATCCTGATAAGGCGCCTTGTGATGGGCCAAATATGATAACGCCGATGGCGTTCCGCCGGATTGTCGGGACTTGCCTGAGGATAAGAGAGGCCATGAGGCGGTCCATGACGGAGGGCGTTTGGGATGGTTGA
- a CDS encoding iron-sulfur cluster carrier protein MrpORP has translation MKSGEGCGRSGQGGFARQGTDGKMKSDLDDRQEIAGQLSHIGHKILVLSGKGGVGKSTVAANLALFLGEQGNKVGLLDIDIHGPSIPKLLGLENARAEGLEHKILPVSVGEHLKVMSIGFLLDRSDTAVIWRGPMKYGVIKQFLKDVRWGDLDYLIVDSPPGTGDEPLSVAQLIQDVDGAIIVTTPQELSLIDVRKCINFCEKLRVPVIGVIENMSGFVCPNCGERVDIFKAGGGAKMARELRVPYLGSIPIDPAIVVASDAGRPLAGEGEGPGAAAAFAQIARGVLDYRREKTAGLPGWAGGGAELTAKTPDSISATDHKEDQMRVAIPIVGGKLSPHFGHCEQFAIFGVDAANKQITGPETISSPAHEPGLLPKWLSEHEVNVIISGGMGSRAKRLFDEQNIDVIVGVSSDEPKALIEAYAAGVLTSGENICDH, from the coding sequence ATGAAAAGCGGCGAAGGATGTGGACGTTCGGGGCAGGGCGGTTTCGCACGCCAGGGAACAGATGGCAAGATGAAAAGCGACCTCGACGACCGTCAGGAGATTGCTGGCCAACTCTCGCATATCGGGCATAAGATACTTGTTCTGTCTGGCAAGGGCGGTGTGGGGAAGAGCACGGTTGCTGCGAACCTCGCGCTTTTTCTGGGGGAGCAAGGCAATAAAGTGGGCCTTCTGGATATAGACATTCACGGGCCAAGTATCCCGAAGCTGCTCGGCCTTGAGAACGCGAGGGCCGAGGGCCTGGAACATAAGATTCTCCCCGTCTCAGTCGGCGAGCATCTGAAGGTCATGTCCATCGGTTTCTTGCTCGACAGGAGCGATACGGCTGTCATCTGGCGGGGGCCGATGAAATACGGCGTGATAAAGCAGTTTTTGAAGGACGTTCGGTGGGGCGATCTGGACTATTTGATCGTGGATTCGCCGCCTGGCACGGGCGATGAGCCGCTCTCAGTTGCCCAGCTGATTCAGGACGTTGACGGAGCAATCATCGTAACTACGCCTCAGGAGTTATCGCTGATCGATGTGCGGAAGTGCATCAATTTTTGCGAGAAGCTTCGTGTACCTGTAATTGGTGTGATTGAGAACATGAGCGGTTTCGTGTGTCCCAATTGTGGCGAGAGGGTGGACATTTTCAAGGCCGGCGGTGGGGCAAAGATGGCCCGTGAACTGCGTGTCCCATACCTGGGGAGCATACCCATCGATCCGGCGATCGTTGTCGCGTCGGACGCTGGCAGGCCGTTGGCAGGCGAGGGCGAGGGCCCGGGCGCGGCGGCGGCGTTCGCCCAGATTGCCAGGGGAGTTCTTGATTACAGACGGGAGAAGACCGCGGGCCTGCCAGGGTGGGCCGGCGGTGGTGCGGAGCTCACGGCCAAAACGCCTGACTCGATCTCAGCGACAGATCACAAGGAGGACCAGATGCGAGTAGCGATTCCCATTGTCGGTGGCAAGCTGTCACCGCATTTTGGACACTGCGAGCAGTTCGCAATTTTCGGTGTTGACGCAGCAAATAAGCAAATAACCGGCCCCGAAACGATCAGCTCGCCGGCTCACGAGCCGGGTCTTCTGCCCAAGTGGCTGAGCGAGCACGAGGTCAACGTCATCATCTCTGGTGGGATGGGTTCGCGGGCCAAGAGGCTCTTTGACGAGCAGAACATAGATGTGATTGTGGGCGTCTCGAGCGATGAGCCAAAGGCGCTGATCGAGGCCTATGCTGCGGGCGTGCTGACGTCCGGGGAGAATATCTGCGATCACTGA
- a CDS encoding ABC transporter ATP-binding protein yields the protein MLKKLLVALRLMWQHRLVTAEFVAAGTARSALQVGYLWMVKTFLEGIFKSLGTESGSQGTGMLWGAAALIFACWMGRSIADYFSKVLQTELGRRIELNLRLKIVQHMLKLSLSFFDKHTRGDIIRASSGDVTALRMLVDTTCSIITALLAAGGLLIAAAKMNANLALWGLVALPLALYPMMYIGTRLLEASRKARFHGVQIMNLLMQILAGIRIVKAFRGEEREAQACQNSAIEWFKQMMRMVRTRSLSGVIFDSLAGFGVVFVIVFGGMKMLEGTIDWPTLIAFILILNQLFGPIRNILHAYTMVKTQTVSLDRVDEMLATEPEIKDGKDALPLKTSPHEIKFDDVSYSYDTAMVLKDVNLKIRAGETIGVVGASGVGKTTLLNLAVRFYDPRKGSVLFDNTDIRKIRLADLMDSIAIVTQEPFLFNVSILENIRYGKPNATEREVIEAARAANIHDDIISWPGKYETVIGPGGTSVSVGQKQRINIARAVLKNAPILLLDEATSALDSITETLVQEALDKLMESRTTLVVAHRLSTLRKADKIAVLADGTVEAFAPHDELLGISDTYKKLWKAQQRQDGPQLA from the coding sequence ATGCTAAAGAAATTACTCGTCGCTCTCAGGTTGATGTGGCAGCATCGCCTGGTGACGGCCGAGTTCGTCGCCGCGGGCACCGCCAGGTCCGCCCTTCAGGTCGGCTACCTGTGGATGGTCAAGACTTTCTTAGAGGGTATCTTTAAGTCCCTGGGAACTGAGAGTGGCTCGCAAGGGACAGGAATGCTCTGGGGCGCAGCGGCGCTCATCTTCGCATGTTGGATGGGCCGCAGCATCGCGGACTACTTCTCCAAGGTGCTTCAGACTGAGCTCGGGCGGAGAATCGAGCTCAATCTGCGCCTCAAGATAGTGCAGCACATGCTGAAGCTCTCGCTGAGCTTCTTCGACAAGCACACCAGAGGCGACATCATCAGGGCCAGCAGCGGCGACGTAACCGCACTTCGGATGCTGGTTGACACTACCTGCTCGATAATCACCGCTCTGCTCGCCGCGGGCGGCCTCCTGATCGCGGCCGCCAAGATGAACGCGAATCTGGCGCTGTGGGGACTTGTCGCGCTCCCGCTGGCTCTGTATCCAATGATGTACATCGGCACAAGGCTGCTCGAGGCGTCAAGAAAGGCGCGCTTCCACGGTGTGCAGATAATGAACCTCCTGATGCAGATACTCGCGGGCATTAGGATCGTCAAGGCGTTTCGCGGCGAGGAAAGGGAGGCGCAGGCCTGCCAGAACTCCGCAATTGAGTGGTTCAAACAGATGATGAGGATGGTCCGCACCCGGTCGCTGTCCGGCGTCATCTTTGACAGCCTCGCCGGTTTCGGGGTCGTGTTTGTCATCGTGTTTGGCGGCATGAAGATGCTCGAGGGGACTATCGACTGGCCAACGCTGATCGCATTTATCCTGATCCTAAACCAGCTCTTTGGCCCCATACGAAACATCCTGCACGCATACACCATGGTCAAAACCCAGACCGTAAGCCTCGACCGGGTCGATGAAATGCTAGCGACCGAGCCGGAGATCAAGGACGGCAAGGACGCCCTGCCGCTCAAGACGTCGCCTCACGAGATCAAGTTCGATGACGTCTCTTATTCCTACGATACTGCGATGGTGCTCAAGGACGTCAACCTCAAAATCCGAGCCGGCGAGACGATCGGCGTTGTGGGCGCCTCGGGCGTCGGCAAGACGACATTATTAAACCTCGCCGTCCGATTCTACGACCCTAGAAAAGGAAGCGTTCTTTTCGACAATACAGACATAAGAAAGATAAGGCTTGCGGACCTGATGGATAGCATCGCAATTGTTACGCAGGAGCCCTTTCTGTTTAACGTGTCAATCCTCGAGAACATCCGATACGGAAAGCCGAACGCCACCGAACGTGAGGTTATCGAGGCGGCAAGGGCGGCGAACATCCACGACGACATAATAAGCTGGCCGGGTAAGTATGAGACGGTGATCGGGCCGGGAGGAACGAGCGTGTCGGTCGGCCAGAAGCAGAGAATAAACATCGCCAGGGCCGTCCTGAAGAACGCCCCGATACTCCTTTTGGACGAGGCGACAAGCGCCCTCGATTCAATCACAGAAACGCTTGTGCAGGAGGCGCTGGACAAGCTCATGGAGAGCAGAACTACGCTCGTCGTCGCGCATCGCCTCTCCACCCTCCGCAAGGCCGACAAGATCGCGGTTCTTGCCGACGGCACC
- a CDS encoding NAD-dependent epimerase/dehydratase family protein, which yields MDVYLVTGGAGFIGSNIAERLVRLGRAVRVLDNFSTGKRENLSAFGDSIDVIEGDIAELSVCKRAVLGVKYVLHQAALPSVPRSVKDPIATNNANVVGTLNMLQAAREAGVKRFDFLDLRW from the coding sequence ATGGATGTCTATCTAGTTACTGGGGGCGCCGGTTTCATAGGGTCAAACATAGCCGAGCGCCTCGTGCGTCTGGGCAGGGCAGTGAGGGTGCTCGACAACTTCAGCACTGGGAAGCGAGAGAATCTCTCGGCTTTTGGGGACAGTATAGACGTGATCGAGGGTGATATCGCCGAGCTGTCCGTGTGCAAGAGGGCGGTCTTAGGGGTTAAGTATGTGCTGCATCAGGCCGCTCTTCCCTCGGTGCCTCGCTCAGTGAAGGACCCGATAGCTACAAACAATGCGAACGTTGTAGGAACGCTGAACATGCTTCAGGCTGCGAGAGAGGCGGGCGTGAAGCGATTCGACTTTCTGGACTTACGTTGGTAG
- the larB gene encoding nickel pincer cofactor biosynthesis protein LarB: MRELLSDVSAHKTTPGEAFERLKSLPYEDLGWAKVDTHRALRKGFAEVVLCTGKTNEQIAKIVQTLSSYGAPILATKASDSVFDAIRNVESSAVYFETARVVLVGERRSPVNDNLILIVSAGTSDLPIAEEAAVTAEAMGNRVDRLYDVGVAGLHRLLGSREKLTSANVIVVVAGMEGALPSIVGGVVDRPVIAVPTSVGYGASFGGLSALLGMLNSCVPGVLVVNIDNGFGAGYAASVINRMGE; the protein is encoded by the coding sequence ATTAGGGAGCTTCTTTCGGACGTTTCGGCGCACAAGACCACGCCCGGCGAGGCGTTTGAACGGCTGAAGTCTCTTCCTTACGAGGACCTGGGCTGGGCCAAAGTCGATACTCATAGAGCTCTGCGCAAGGGATTTGCCGAGGTGGTGCTCTGCACGGGCAAGACGAACGAGCAGATCGCCAAGATTGTGCAGACTCTTTCCTCTTATGGGGCGCCCATCCTGGCGACAAAAGCCAGCGACTCGGTGTTTGATGCGATCCGGAATGTCGAAAGCAGTGCAGTCTATTTCGAGACGGCGAGGGTGGTGCTGGTCGGTGAGCGGCGCAGTCCGGTGAATGATAATCTGATCTTGATCGTGAGCGCGGGCACGTCGGACCTACCGATAGCAGAGGAGGCGGCCGTAACCGCTGAGGCAATGGGCAACCGGGTGGACCGGCTGTACGACGTTGGTGTTGCGGGCCTTCATCGGCTTCTTGGGAGCAGGGAGAAGTTGACGTCTGCAAACGTTATCGTCGTCGTGGCCGGCATGGAGGGCGCCCTGCCAAGCATCGTTGGCGGGGTTGTGGATAGGCCGGTCATCGCGGTGCCGACTAGCGTGGGATACGGCGCAAGTTTCGGAGGTCTCTCGGCTTTGCTGGGGATGCTGAACTCGTGCGTGCCGGGCGTCTTGGTGGTGAACATTGACAACGGTTTTGGAGCTGGATATGCGGCCAGCGTGATAAACCGGATGGGAGAATAA
- the larE gene encoding ATP-dependent sacrificial sulfur transferase LarE, with amino-acid sequence MEEAPIRGTKSEYVATSEKLQQLRSLLAGMQSVLVAYSGGADSAFLLKVASDVLGSAVTAETATGKIYPRHELEQAKLLAQELGVRHVVFPADQMTDAEFVANGKDRCYRCGTLVGDLLLREAAKVGAAVVVNGVNQDDESDYRPGMRAARELGIRSPLREARLGKREIVALSKGFGLPTWDKPSNSCLATRVPFGEKLTVERLSRIEACEEFMRELGFSQVRVRDHADTARIEVPSADLPRVVEKEIAAVIVESFKALGYTFVSLDVEGYRTGSMNEVLKEGVSRGQREY; translated from the coding sequence GTGGAGGAGGCCCCAATCCGCGGCACCAAGTCTGAATATGTAGCAACTTCCGAGAAGCTCCAGCAACTGAGGAGCCTGCTTGCCGGAATGCAGAGCGTTCTCGTTGCCTATTCTGGGGGAGCGGACAGCGCCTTTCTGCTGAAGGTGGCCTCTGACGTTCTGGGCAGCGCGGTAACTGCGGAGACGGCGACGGGCAAGATATATCCGCGGCACGAGCTTGAGCAGGCGAAGTTGCTGGCCCAGGAGCTCGGCGTCAGGCACGTTGTTTTCCCGGCGGATCAGATGACGGACGCAGAATTCGTGGCAAACGGGAAGGACCGGTGCTATCGCTGTGGGACGCTCGTCGGTGACCTGCTGCTCCGGGAGGCGGCAAAGGTGGGGGCAGCTGTCGTAGTGAACGGTGTGAACCAAGACGACGAGAGCGATTACCGTCCGGGGATGAGGGCGGCCAGGGAGCTTGGCATCCGAAGCCCGCTCAGGGAGGCGAGGCTTGGGAAGCGTGAGATCGTCGCCCTGTCCAAGGGATTCGGCCTTCCGACTTGGGACAAGCCGTCGAATTCGTGTCTGGCGACGCGTGTTCCGTTTGGGGAGAAGCTAACGGTGGAGCGACTTTCCAGGATAGAGGCGTGCGAGGAGTTCATGAGGGAGTTGGGTTTTAGCCAAGTCAGGGTGCGGGACCACGCGGACACAGCGAGAATCGAGGTTCCCAGTGCGGACCTCCCGCGGGTAGTTGAGAAAGAGATTGCGGCGGTGATAGTTGAGAGTTTCAAAGCGCTTGGCTACACGTTCGTAAGCTTGGACGTTGAGGGATACAGAACAGGCAGCATGAACGAGGTGCTCAAAGAAGGGGTTAGCCGTGGACAGAGAGAGTATTAG
- a CDS encoding KpsF/GutQ family sugar-phosphate isomerase yields the protein MVDLGEKVLTSSVGEARRLLREEAEAVLRLADRIDEDFVAALQILLNSRGTVFVSGLGKSGLIGRKIAATFSSTGTPAYFIHPVESLHGDIGLISPGDAMIAISHGGSNEELLRPVRILVQRDVKIIAMTSKPSSPLAELADVTLDIGVKKEACPLGLAPTTSTTATLAMGDALAAALIVAKGIKREDFALSHPAGALGRRLLMKVREVMHPKDVVGLVSPNTTIRQTVAEMTKMPLGAVCVVDEADNLLGIVTDGDVRRILLKEHIEKFIDEPVSNVMTRNPTKVHESEMASHALALMEDRPSQISVLPVVGDESDEFKGLIRLHDLIQLGMR from the coding sequence ATGGTTGACCTTGGCGAGAAGGTATTAACTAGTTCGGTGGGCGAGGCGAGGCGGCTTCTGAGGGAGGAGGCAGAGGCAGTTCTGAGGCTTGCCGACAGGATCGATGAGGATTTTGTGGCGGCGCTTCAGATTCTGTTGAATAGCAGGGGCACGGTCTTTGTCTCGGGCCTGGGCAAATCAGGGCTTATAGGGAGAAAGATAGCGGCCACCTTTTCCAGCACCGGGACGCCGGCTTACTTCATTCATCCAGTCGAATCCCTACATGGTGACATTGGATTGATAAGTCCTGGCGACGCGATGATCGCCATCTCTCACGGCGGCAGCAACGAGGAGCTATTGAGGCCGGTAAGGATACTTGTGCAGCGCGACGTAAAGATAATCGCGATGACCAGCAAACCAAGCTCGCCGCTTGCTGAGCTTGCGGACGTCACTCTGGATATCGGGGTCAAGAAGGAGGCGTGTCCGCTGGGGCTCGCACCTACGACGAGCACGACCGCGACGCTTGCGATGGGAGACGCCCTTGCGGCGGCACTCATTGTTGCCAAAGGTATCAAGCGTGAGGATTTCGCACTGTCTCATCCCGCTGGCGCCCTGGGCAGGAGGCTTCTCATGAAAGTTCGGGAAGTAATGCATCCTAAGGATGTGGTCGGGCTTGTCTCTCCGAACACAACCATCAGGCAAACGGTCGCTGAGATGACAAAGATGCCGCTTGGCGCCGTGTGTGTGGTTGATGAAGCGGATAATCTGCTGGGTATCGTAACGGATGGCGATGTGCGCCGAATCCTCCTGAAGGAACACATTGAGAAGTTCATTGACGAGCCAGTGTCCAATGTGATGACGAGGAACCCCACCAAGGTTCATGAAAGTGAGATGGCCTCCCATGCTCTGGCGCTCATGGAGGACCGTCCGAGCCAGATATCGGTTCTCCCTGTTGTTGGGGATGAATCTGACGAGTTCAAGGGGCTGATTCGACTGCACGATCTGATACAGCTGGGCATGAGATAG
- a CDS encoding SDR family oxidoreductase has translation MSIYLVTGGAGFIGSNIAERLVRLGRTVRVLDNFSTGKRENLSAFWDRIEVLEGDIADLSMCKRAVLGVKYVLHQAALPSVPRSVKDPIATNNANVVGTLNMLQVAREAGVKRFVYASSSSVYGDSEVLPKLETMAPAPLSPYAVSKLAGEYYCRVFFQLFGLETVSLRYFNVFGPRQDPTSHYAAVVPKFVAALLQGEAPQIYGDGEQTRDFTFVENVVDANLAGTEAPNCAGSVFNIACGTRITVNRLAELLGEYIGVRVPAVHIDRRPGDVMHSLADIGAARDGLGYEARIGVEDGLRTYCKRVLDGGETQIAARRDR, from the coding sequence ATGAGCATCTATCTAGTTACTGGAGGCGCCGGCTTTATAGGGTCAAACATAGCCGAGCGCCTCGTGCGGCTGGGCAGGACAGTGAGAGTGCTCGACAACTTCAGCACAGGGAAGCGAGAGAATCTCTCGGCTTTTTGGGACAGGATAGAAGTTCTCGAGGGTGATATCGCCGACCTGTCCATGTGCAAGAGGGCGGTCTTGGGGGTTAAGTATGTGCTGCATCAGGCCGCTCTTCCTTCGGTGCCTCGCTCAGTGAAGGACCCGATAGCTACAAACAATGCGAACGTTGTAGGAACGCTGAACATGCTTCAGGTTGCGAGAGAGGCGGGCGTGAAGCGTTTTGTGTATGCGTCATCCTCGTCTGTCTATGGTGATTCTGAGGTGCTGCCGAAGCTGGAGACGATGGCTCCTGCGCCTCTTTCGCCCTACGCAGTCTCGAAGCTGGCAGGTGAATACTATTGCCGGGTCTTCTTCCAGCTTTTCGGACTTGAGACTGTCTCATTGCGTTACTTCAACGTCTTCGGGCCACGGCAGGACCCAACTTCACACTACGCAGCCGTTGTTCCTAAGTTCGTAGCGGCACTCCTGCAAGGGGAGGCGCCGCAGATATACGGCGACGGGGAACAGACCCGGGACTTCACTTTTGTTGAGAACGTTGTGGATGCCAACCTCGCCGGAACCGAAGCGCCCAACTGCGCCGGCAGTGTCTTCAATATCGCCTGTGGCACGAGGATCACGGTAAACCGTCTTGCCGAGCTGCTGGGTGAATACATAGGCGTTCGGGTTCCGGCGGTGCACATTGACCGGCGTCCTGGGGACGTGATGCACTCGCTTGCCGACATCGGGGCAGCTCGGGATGGGCTCGGCTACGAGGCCCGAATAGGCGTCGAGGACGGTTTGAGGACATATTGTAAGCGTGTTCTTGATGGGGGGGAGACACAAATAGCGGCCAGGAGAGATAGATGA
- a CDS encoding aminotransferase class I/II-fold pyridoxal phosphate-dependent enzyme: MIRLMVDTNVPLDVALQRPQWENSDSVLAFCEAGICEGWMVANSFPTIEYVTAKSVNKATAMAVLRELYARVSIIPLRTSLISEALAKYPDNFEDGLQMAAARQFNLDYIVTRNVRHFERSPVPAVTPDEFIEIFKKDRGRKNVPFVDLSAQLHEIYNDIDDELTEVIQSCAFILGPAVTKFEQQFADFCEAKHCVGVSSGTAALHLALLALGIGKGDEVITVPNTFAATCEAIIYTGARPVFVDVDERTFNIDVFKIDAAITPRTRAIIPVHLYGQPADMDPILHIAQEHNLKVIEDACQAHGARYKGKRVGAIGDVGCFSFYPSKNLGAYGDGGAVVTNDPHVSERVRMLRDHGTTDKYHHAVVGYNCRLSSMQAAVLSAKLKRLDKNNEMRREKAGLYGEALGKLDVIIPFEPEYSESVYHLYVIRASKRDRLREHLTSHGISAGLHYPVPLHLQGAFAHLGYKQGDFPVAEKLAAEILSLPMFPELEADAIERCAQIIGRFCSNKVQDSGRC, translated from the coding sequence ATGATAAGGCTTATGGTCGATACGAATGTGCCTCTTGATGTGGCGCTACAAAGACCACAATGGGAGAACAGCGACTCCGTTCTGGCCTTTTGCGAAGCAGGCATTTGTGAGGGTTGGATGGTCGCCAACTCATTCCCCACAATTGAATACGTCACCGCCAAGAGTGTGAATAAGGCAACGGCAATGGCTGTTTTGAGGGAACTGTATGCAAGGGTCTCAATAATACCTCTGCGCACATCCCTCATCTCCGAGGCGCTGGCTAAGTATCCCGACAACTTCGAGGACGGCCTCCAAATGGCGGCCGCTCGGCAGTTCAACCTCGACTACATCGTGACGCGCAACGTCCGGCATTTCGAGCGTTCTCCTGTGCCGGCCGTAACGCCGGACGAGTTTATTGAAATCTTCAAGAAGGACCGCGGCAGAAAGAACGTTCCGTTCGTGGACCTATCCGCGCAGCTGCACGAGATATACAATGATATAGACGATGAACTGACCGAGGTGATCCAGTCCTGTGCGTTCATTCTGGGCCCGGCTGTGACCAAGTTCGAGCAGCAGTTCGCTGATTTCTGCGAGGCGAAGCACTGCGTCGGTGTGAGCAGCGGGACGGCGGCGCTTCATCTTGCGCTCCTGGCGCTTGGCATTGGCAAAGGGGACGAGGTCATAACTGTTCCGAACACATTCGCGGCAACGTGCGAGGCGATAATCTATACGGGGGCAAGGCCGGTCTTCGTTGACGTCGATGAGCGGACGTTCAACATAGACGTCTTCAAGATTGACGCGGCCATAACGCCTCGAACGCGGGCAATCATCCCTGTCCATCTCTACGGCCAGCCGGCGGACATGGACCCGATTCTTCACATCGCGCAAGAGCACAACCTAAAGGTTATAGAGGACGCCTGTCAGGCGCACGGAGCGCGCTACAAAGGCAAGCGAGTTGGCGCGATCGGCGACGTTGGCTGCTTCAGCTTCTACCCCAGCAAGAATCTTGGCGCTTATGGGGACGGCGGTGCGGTCGTTACGAACGATCCTCACGTTAGCGAGAGGGTGAGAATGCTTCGTGACCACGGCACCACCGACAAGTATCACCACGCTGTTGTTGGCTACAACTGCCGGCTCTCCTCGATGCAGGCTGCGGTGCTAAGCGCAAAGCTCAAGCGCCTCGATAAGAACAACGAGATGAGGCGTGAGAAAGCAGGCTTATATGGCGAAGCTTTGGGGAAACTTGACGTTATCATTCCTTTTGAGCCAGAATACAGCGAAAGCGTCTATCACCTATACGTAATCAGGGCGAGCAAGAGGGACAGATTGCGCGAGCATTTGACATCGCACGGCATCTCGGCGGGGCTTCATTACCCTGTTCCGCTTCATTTACAGGGAGCTTTCGCCCACTTGGGCTACAAGCAGGGCGACTTCCCAGTGGCCGAGAAGCTCGCCGCTGAGATACTGAGCCTGCCGATGTTCCCCGAGCTTGAGGCTGATGCGATTGAACGCTGCGCGCAGATAATCGGGCGCTTCTGCTCTAACAAGGTTCAGGATAGCGGCAGATGCTAA